Below is a window of Prionailurus viverrinus isolate Anna chromosome A1, UM_Priviv_1.0, whole genome shotgun sequence DNA.
TTctggagataaaaataaactaaatgaaaTCAGTGGAAATCTCTTGACCCAGCACAAGCCCTTGTTTGTGTTTTACTAGACAGATGCTTGTTTTCTAGATGCACTGTGATCCTGTGTAGTACAGACCTCTGAGACAGGAGAAAAGTTTTCACCACAGCACAGTCGTGCTCCTGCCGCGGAAACGGAGTCCTAGGCAGGAAACTGCAGGAGCCAGTGTCACAGCAGAGCTTGAGAATTTGGATCTGAAATCAGGCCCTGGAGTGCAAATCccacttcttccatttttatctgTGTGACCCTCGGCAAGTTTCTGAAACCTGCTGAATGAGTACTCAGTACAGGGAAGGGCCTCCATGATACTTGCTCTTATTCCGAACACACACCTGTTGCACGTCTGCTCCCCACCCAGTGCTGTGCTTGCTGCTGGAAAAAGATAAGAGCCTGGTGGATAAAAACTTGACGAGCCTCGTAATAAAACCATTACGAATAATCCCGTATCTCCGTATCTGCCGCAATACTGCTGTATCAGGGGCCAGGCACTGTATTACCTGTCTGTTTAGCACCTTTGTAAAGGTTGAACACCTTGCTTGGCTCTAGAACACAAATAAATTTGATAGGATTGCTTTCTTTGAGGTCATTCTCCATATTCTGAAGGTGGACACCAAAAACGTAAATAAATGGTTACAGGTATATTTGACAGATGCAGTAATTAAAGGCACCAACGTATACACAAGGAATTGACAGCGTAAGAACGTGTTTGtataataaaacacttttttttttttttttttttttacttttatcccCTTTtgcagttttggtaatttataacGAGATTTCATAGTTCTGTACTTCCCTCCTTACTCGCGTTTTTGTGATCACTTCTGTCAGCTCCCCTTTGCATAAAGAGGTGTTTTGGTATGGATGCCAAGAACTAGTGATTCATCagagcttcatttttttccccaacacaaGTTACCTGTTTTGTGGcatatttaacttttattctttcaaaacatttttgaaatttgcTTGATGGatggaaaatgttcattttaaaagttacacTTCTGTTAAGGCCTTCATCTTTTCCTTATTGAAGCTATAAGCCATACAGTGTAAATATTTCATAGATAAGCTTTATCTTGTTTTACCTTATAGGTTTTAACATTTGCATACAAGCATGcattagtaaataaaatgtatgggAGAGGCCTTAAATTTGCAACTAAACTTGTGgaagaaaaaccaacaaaagaaaactggaaaaattgtATTCAAGTAAGTGATATAAAATTGTCACTGTTAAGTGTCCCCTCCATATTGCATAGTGACAAGATAGAGCCTTATGGTAGTGATATAGCGATACTGACTTTATCATGACAGATTGCTACTCCAATTAATGTAATGCGAACTATAAAATGAAAGCATGAGAGACCGCCAATAAgctatttaagttttttaaacttttcttattaaattttaatttttttttaatgtttattcatttttgagagacagaacgtgagcaggggacgggcagagagagagggagacatagaatctgaagcaggctccaggctctgagttgtcagcacagagcctgatggggggctcgaactcccagacctcgagatcatgacctgagctgaagttgaacgcttacctgactgagccacccaggggccccattattactaaatttttaaaactcctgtccaggggcgcctgggtggcgcagtcggttaagcatccgacttcagccaggtcacgatctcgcggtccgtgagttcgagccccgcgtcaggctctgggctgatggctcagagcctggagcctgtttccgattctgtgtctccctctctctctgcccctcccccgttcatgctctgtctctctctgtcccaaaaataaataaacgttgaaaaaaaaaaaaattaaaaaaaaaaaaaaaacaaaaaaaacccaactcctGTCCAGAAAAGGACAGAAGGGCTGTACTTAGCCTCAGATGTTTACAACGTAGGCAAAGTGCATTATGAATTTTAGATGTATAGTCAGAAGACAGTTTTctttatgaagaaaacaaacagaattgcTTTTCAATACATGTTGGCTCAGTTCTAAAATGGTTGAATTTTTAGAGtttatatttgaatattcttCATTTGAAGTGATAGGCCATTTTGTGATTTTACCACATTCTGTATTATATGCAGAGAAATTATGTGGTTGATATTAGAAACAGGAGGTAAGAAATGCTGTTCTTTCTGTACAAGTTAATTGTCAAGTATAAAGTTTACTGAATTCCAGAGAAATCACTGTAGCCTCATCCTGTCTCTGGGCCTGGTTTGTTCCTGAAGGATATATGGGGTTGGGCAGCTTGGTCGTGCCAAATGTGGCCAAGGCTCTGGTCTCCGTACCCGAGGTATTCTTTGAATGTAAAATTAATCAGGTTCCTAGGgaaattttttataattagaGGAAACTATAGGTTATCTTTACTCTTAGACCTTTTTCTGGCATACCTTCACCAGTCCAAATTGTAAGACATTTGAACTCAGTTCTTCAGATGTTTGAATAAGTTAAGTCTTTCTGCAACTCACCATAAGGTGTGTAGTGTGATTCTTATCACATCAACTATAATTTGTGAGCTCTCCCATCCGTAAAGCCCGTGACTCACCCAGACATTGACACCAGGGGGTGTTTCATAACTTGTGTCCCCTCCACTCTGTTCCTGTACTGCCCGCCCTCCACACTGCTGCTGGGAAAGATGGCTTTTGACACCTCCTGGTGAAGCCCCGGCGCATGTAGGATAAAATCCAGACTCCTCCCCATGGCCCATAAGGCCCATGTGATGtggctcctgccttcctccccagccaCATCTCATCACACTTCCCTGGAATGGCTCTGCTCCCATCTCGAGAGCCGCCTCTGCCTGGCCGAAGCAGCCTCGGCCCTTCCCACCGTGAGACCCAGCTCGTCCAGCTGTGTGGAGAGCTCTTTCCCCGACTGGCAGAGTAGGTCTCTTCGTCAGGTTTCCTCTTAAATGTCATCTCCCCGGAGATCCCACTCGTGACCACTCACTTCCCAGCCCCTCTGTTATGTCACCATTGTATACCTGACATGTACCTCTTAATTATGGACTCGCTTATTCATCTGCTCATGGATTTGCTTTGGCACTCTTTGGTTTTCCTGAACAGAACTTTCCTGAAAGTGAGAAGTGAGTTTGTTCAGTGCTGTTTTCCCGAGGTCTAGAACGGTGCTTGACTTCCAGTCAGACAGAGACTGAAAGGCAGCTAGGTTGGTAGGAAGGAAGGGAACAAGTATGTCAGgattgaagaaagaaagacaggctagtagaaagacaggaaagaaggaaggttgGGCGGGATGGTCATAAGCACCCGTTTAGGTTGGTTGGTAGTAAAATGAGTAGGTTAGTTGATGGTAAGGAAGAACAATTGGTAGGAAGGGTGGTGGGGTGGTTGGGTTGGGATGGAAGGAAAGTTCTATGTGCTACtttattatcattaaatatttaatgcagAATTTACCCTGTATATTGAGCTTGAAAAATCTgttctttaataaatttttgtgtTCTGTTCTAGCTGATGAAGTTACTTGGATGGACCCATTGTGCATCTTTTACTGAAAACTGGCTTCCCATCATGTATCCTCCTGATTATTGTGTATTCTAAAATAGGAACCaagactttaaattttaaaaaagaaagttttatagtgaatggatataaaaacaaatttgtggCATTTTTAGTCTAATGCATGTTTTCATCCGCTATCAAATACTGATTATTAAAATGATGTGTATTTATCAGAGAATTTGCTGGCGTGTGGCTTAATACATGTAAATCTAGACCTCTGACATCATGGTGTTTTTTTAATGACTCACATGGCTGGCACCGGGCTGTGCCCTGACTGCCAGCACCAAGGACTTTCGGTTGGGTTGCAGATATCACTTGCATGATAGGTTTTGAACAGTGACTTTTAACTGCAAACctgtaaaattctattttttattttataaacgaACAGGGTTTTAACATgctcaactttaatttttttcaattgtatGAAGGCCTTAAAAAGCTACATTAAGCGTAGCTAAAATTATTTATTGGACTAAAAAAATAGCAGAACttcatttccagatttttttttcttttctttttctttttctttttttttcttttggtaaaggTTTACATTtgattaaggggaaaaaaaccggCACAAATGAGTGTGTGGCAATTGCTGGAGCATAACTGCTTCTCACTAAATCAGTCTTCATCTTGGAGTTATTTCGGGTCAGTCATTTTTAACATCCTTTTGACGTGCAGAGAGCATCAGAATGAACTAATAATACATGTATAAGTGCCAGACTGCTAAATCTTTATCAGGTATTGTAAAGATACACATATGGTATGTTTGTTAAAGTTGAAATAATGTAAACACGTGAATACATGTGCAAAACCAAGATCACAGTATATACCATATGCATTctgataccttgattttttttataaataataaaagtgaatatTGAAGCTTCTTAAAGTTGGtcttaatttttcataaataaaatttggggttAAAACAATATATTAGATCAAGACAGAAAAATTCAGCGTGAGGTAATTTATATTTCCTATAGGCTTGcaattatttgaatatattgcCAGTTCTTATTATGTgactaatttttgtgtatgatttttGGCTTTTTATCTTTCTGGCTACCATACTTGCTTCTCTCATCCATCCTCtctccataaaataaaaagacacatgtAGACGATATTGAAAAGCCTCTACTCACTTAAGCAAACGTGTTTGTGTTTGTGGTTATGGTTTAAATCTTGTTCCTTTAGAATTTACTACTGCAAAAGGCCTCCGAGTTCATCCTGTCTGGTCACTCATAACTGGTTTGGGGCAGTTGACCCCTTTATCTGATAAAAACAGAGCCTTTAGGAAAACTACAATTATGCTTGCAAACATTTTCCACACGATTTCTGCGCCATCTAGAATTCAAAGTCCCATCAGTGAACAGCCACATGCATATTCTCACCAACACACGTGCTTTCATGCTCACTCCTGCGGGTTCCCGTGTGTCCATACAGTCCATGAGGAAACGGAGAGGCTCGGAAAGGGTAGGGTGACTGACTGACTGGTTATTAGAGAATCCGTTTTCAAACCCAGGTTTTGCAGTTCCTAGTTAAGTGCTGCCTGCATGCACAGagccgggggggcggggcagcCACAGGTGGAAGCTTGGGTCCTTTTCAGGTCTTTCGTGAGGATGGGCACAGCCCTAGAATGCACGGGGTCCTCTACATACCCAGGTCTCGAGGCCCGTGTGACATCTCCTTTCCCAGCTTTTCCTCCTAAGCCTTTTGATTAGCCCCAGCTCTTCGCCATCTCAGGCAGCCACAAAAAATCACACAGTTGCCTGTAATTATCCAGACGGCCCCCCCTTGGGAAAAGGCTTCTGGGCCTGAGATCGGAGCCCCGTTACATTCAGATAGGCTTGCACACGGGGTTCTCTGGGGAATAAGCGTTACAAGCTTTGAAGGAGCTCCCAACCCTATTCGGCCCCCTCAGGTGACTGCCAGGCTGCTGGTGTTCAAGGCGACCATGCAGCTGGAGACGCGATGGGAACGGGGCAGTTGGACACGTCACAGGGTATGCTGTTCTGACTGACGTCCGGCCACCTCTGAGCAAACGCCTCGGGTCGCGACATGCATGTGGTCAATTCCACAGTTCTGAAAAAAGTTGCCTCAATTTTTGCCAGTTTTCTCATTAGTAACAGAAAATCTTCAAGTGCTTTTTCACTGACAAAATGGTCCCCCATTTTCAAGGACCTCACACTTTTTTTTAGAATCcaattttaacataaatttaaGGTTAGAAACTTTCTGGTGGTacgttttgatttttttaatttaatgttcatttctttttgagagagagcgaggcagacagaatctgaagcaggctccaggctcagagctgtcagcaccaagcccgacgcaagggctcgaacccaccaatcgcgagatcctgacctgagcagaagttgaatgcttaactgcttaaccgtctgagccacccagacaccccaggtgGTATGTTGAAGTACTACCTGCTGAGTTATGTGAAGATAGAATTCTAGGATCCTTCAAATGTgacttatttttacataaaatgccATCGTTCCAGAGCTTTTGGATTTCTCACTTGATCCCTCAGGTTTGGGTctttttgctatattttttaatgtggaagaAGAATTCAGCCCACGGTGGATTTTCGCTATCCTAATCTGCAAACACAATGTGGAGCTCCAGGTATAGGAGGCGGCCGGGCCCTCCCAACAGGCTGGTtactggctgtgtgtgtgtgcgtgaggcTGTGAGTTGCTGGCCTCCCTTTGGAACTGAAAAGCAAACAAGTGAGTTATGTGTTTTCAGGGGGAGGTAGCAAAATAACAAGAGTTTTTTAATAGTACGCAGTAAAGCATGAATATTTTCGGGgaagttttgtttttgggtttttttttttttataaggctCAATAAGCCCTACTAGTTCTCAGTTGGAACAAAAAACTTCTATATCTAATTACTACATATGTCTTCTGTTGGAGCTAACGTCTTCCACAGATGATAGAATTTTGCAATGAAGATTGGTTAGTTTGCTGTGGAAGTTAGACATCACAGACTGGCAGGATCTGCTTTGAACTGTGTGATTCATAGACCAGCTCTGAGGGTGAAACCTGGGTGAGAGGCCGTGAccatgatggggggggggggggggcagccctaCAAAGCTGTCTTGTCAGCCTCTGCTTTCTGTCCCAATCACACTGTCTCCATGGTGACAGCTGCACCCACATAAGTTCTAGAAGAAAGTGTCCTCAGTAAAgtcattcttgtttctttgtgATTTGGTTAATACAGGAGGAAAATAGTACTTTAAAAAGCCAGggatagggggcacctgggtggcttagtgggttgagcatctgactcttgatgacCTCACGGTTTATggggtcgggctctgcgctgacagtgaagattgggattctcgctctccctctctctctctgcccctccgcaatctctctttctttctctatcaaagtaaataaaaaaaacaaagccaggtACACTATTTCTGTTTCCCCTTTCTGATAATGGTGGCCAATTTTTGCTCCACAGACACCGAAGGCAACTGAAAGGTACTttctaaagaaacagaaaaggaggtgcctgggggggggggggtggtttactcagtcaattgagcctccgacttcggctcagatcatgatctcatggttgtgagttcaaaccccacactgggttctctgctgttagcacagagcccacttcagatcctctgtcccccttgctgcacctcccccactcgcgctctctcaaaaatacagagCACGTGCTCAGTACTAGGTCTGTGGCCCCTTCCCAATGCTAAGGGACTGTTCCCAGTTGTCACTGGCAGGAGCTTTGCCATCATGGGGTTTCTCACCCCTCCTGTAGTAGCGGCTCCCTCAGATAACTTCTCTTTGCCCTGGAAGAGCATGGCCcggtgctctccctccctcctggtccctctccttctcccctgtgACAGTGAGACATCCAAACGTAATGGCTGGAATCCCAGCCTGGGTCTCTGCTCTCTGGTCCTGGCTCAGGCACTGACGAGCCACATCACTTGACCCCCATGGGTCTCATCTAGAAAATTCAGCTGGTGTATTCAGTGTGTCTGTTTCAACTCAAAATCCATTGAATCTGAATTAACTTGAGTCTTCCTCTGCAGCGTTTCATACTCTCAATGGTCCAGGATTAAAAGATgcgtttttgtctttctctgcaggATCTAAGAGAAGCATGcatagagagatggagaggaaggaaatgaaatcctTTTCATTTCCCCAATCTTCAAAAATCCTCTTGAACAGAGAGAATTTCTTAAGGAATAAGAAAGTAAAGAATAAGCACTGGCCTTCATTGGTCTGAACATAATTAACCGGAGGAGAAAACCACATTAGTGATAAGTGAACGAGGGAGCCAGGAACGAAGAGGGCGGTGGGCGTACAGCTCCAAGGTAAAGGGCCGGGGGGTGGAGGGTGTCACAGGCAGGAGCAGCCTTCCCGAGAGCCCACAGACAGCAGGCAGGAGCAGACACGGTCCCCTGCGCCATGCGGCACGAACCCCCTGCACGCTCCTGCAAAGGTATCGTTTTAGTTTCCTTTAGAACCCCTGCTTTTCTGAGAGGATTCCAAAGAATTAACCAGCAAATGCATAATTTACACAAGCCGTGTCCGCTCGAGGGTCACACGTGAAGAATTTGAGTTCCAGAAGCAAGGAAGGACAGATGTCAGTTTCCACGATGCAGTTAGGACCACCTGCATTTCCAGTCCTGAAAGGGACGTGATTCTAGAATCTTGACCATGCCAAGCCCTATCCAAGATGTGACTAGAATATCAAGTGACTGGACCTGTCTTCCACAGTTCTCCTTTTACGTGTGATTTTTAAAGTCCCTCGCCTGTATCTCAATGATTCCGTGTACTGAGCTACCTCAAAACTCAGTAGCATCCAGGCAGCGATCCTCTCTTTTCACTCATGAGTAGGACTCGGCTGGAGTTCAATCCAAGCAGCGCTTGGCCCAGATGGTTCCACACCGGAGCCATTTAAATGCACGTTACACGAAGAACCGGATAGAGGAACATATGGAAGGGATACCTTGGTGGTGCTGTCAGCatcatgcggggggggggggggggggggggggagatgctATGGGACACACAGCTCAGATTCCTCAGCAGATACGTGGCACGAGGAAAAAGCAAGAGGTTCAAGCCACAGGTTGAAAGAGACTTCAGGTACATGCCAGTCAGTGAATCAAATTTGTGGAccttccgtgagttcgagccccgcgtcgggctctgggctgatggctcggagcctggagcctgtttccgattctgtgtctccctctctctctgcccctcccccgttcatgctctgtctctctctgtcccaaaaataaataaacgttgaaaaaaaaatttgtggacCTTGGCTGGGTCCCGCTTCAAACAAACTCTAAAAGTAGAGGTCATGGCATTTAGCAAACAACTGGAAATTGGAACGCTGGATTTTTCAACATGTGAATATACAGTACTAAATTATTtagtataaaattttatattacatcaaatatatttttggatgTGATAAAGTCCTGTGGTTGTGTgtcatatatacgtgtatatatattcatgtatatatagaagtacatgtatatgtatatatacgtgtgtgtgtgtgtgtgtgtatgaaccaAATATATAGAAGAAAGGAGATCTGCTATTTGCTTCAAATTAACACAGAAGTGAAGATGAACAAGGTTTGCCAGGAGTTGAAATCCACGTGGGGATGCGGgttcatgattctttctttttcttttttttaatttttttttaatgtttatttacttttgagagagagacagagtgtgagcgggggaggagcagagagagagggagacacagaatctaaagcaggccccaggctctgagctgtcagcacagagcctgatgcagggctcgaactcacaaaccgtgacatcatgacctgagctgaagtcggacgcttaccgactgagccacccacgtgcccccatgATTCTTTCATCTACTGAGTGAAGAACATTACTAAGCTGTAGTCGTTGTACAATGAGCTGCACATGATTAAAGTATATGGTTCGTCTACCTtcagtatatttaaattttcctaGGAGAGTTTGAAGACAAAGAGTCTTTATAATTGTAATCAATCTGGCTTTTCTGAAAAGGCAGACTTGTatccatttagaaaataataaaataagcatattttaataataagcatattttaataataaaatgagcatttagaaaataataaaataagggatATGATCATCATATCCCTTTGTCCTGGAAATGTGAAAGAAATCCACTTATAAGTCTAAGAAGAGACACAGGGGTCAGGTCCCATTGCTATAATACCATGGGGCTTTTATATGTTAGCATTTGGCAACcttgatgaactttttttttttttttaattttattttagagagagagagagacagcacaagcaggggaaggggcagagagagtgggagatacagaatccaaatcaggctccaggctctgagctgtccgtggggctggaactcaggaactgtgagatcatgacctgagccaaagtcagacgcttaaccgactgagccacccaggtgcccctcctaaaCTCTTGTAAATTCCAATTGTTCCACTGTAGATTATCTGTCGTTCCAGGGCCAGCAAACCATGGCCTACTCAAGTTTAATCCATAGCCTGTTTTTCACAGGGTCCACAAGCCAGGAGTGAGtcttgaatttttataaatggttgtaaaatatatatgtgtatattccgTAGACATGGTATGTAGCTTGAAGATATTTATTAGCTGGCCTTTACAGAGAAATGTTTGCTGCCCCTGGCCTCTATCAACCATCATATCACCCACGAATAGggtcccttttctttcttccattctaaatgtgtgtgttttattcctCTCCTTTATTACATTGGCTAAAACCTCCAGTATAATGCTGAGAAATGGTGGTagctgaatttttcattttccctcatCTCAGAGAAGaagcttttaacattttatagtcGTGATGTTAGTTTTAGATTTTTCGTAGCCTTCCTTTatcagaacaaacaaaaatcccattctttcctacttttctaggaattttattttttaaatttttttttaacattcatttttgagagtgagagagacagagcaggagcgggggaggggcagagaaagagggagacacagaatccaaagcaggctccaggccccgagctgtcagcacagggcccaacgtggggctggagctcatggacggtgagatcatgacctgagcagaagtcagacgcttaaccggctgagccacccaggcgccccttctaggggaattttaatcataaatcaaagttgaggggggaaaaaagcagacaATCCAGAAATCTAACTTGAAATGGTTGCAGGCAATTAATTGGCACAGGAGCAGGATATTTGTAAAGTAAATTATCTTATGAAGTTCCTAAGATAATATCCCTTTCCACAATCCAGTATTTTTCACTTCTAATTAATGGTAAGCCTAAGTTCACTGTCACTCAAGATCCTCTCCCTTCACTGCAGCTGAAATTGTATAAGTAGATTCTTCAAAATTGTTAGAAGGACCCTGTCAAGCTCAGTTTCAAAAGGCACGTGACCAAAGTGCATTGACAGATTCACAGGAGAAATAACAAGGGGGAAGTCCACTCCTTAACTAATGTATTCGTATGAAGTGTATTAAACAATTGAGCCCTTTTGGAAGCCAACAAAGGTACTTTTACGTTTTCATATTATCCTTTGTAGATATTTAGATTAACCAGTTCATCTTAAATAGGTTCTTTTAGAAAGCTGCTACACCATTATTCTAAGCATACAGGTCATTTTTATGCACTAGCTTCTCAGTCTTAGAAAAGCTCTTTCACTGACAGTCCAATTTCTAACACCACTCAACAGACACACTAACGTTTTGAAAGGCATTCTGTCTAATCCCATTTTAGTATTCCTTGGAAAATTTTGACCGATGCCTCTGGAAATTCAGCCAAGAGCGTTGTATCAAAAACTTGCTTGAATTTATCTAAAAATTCGTAGTCGGTGCTGAACCTGAATTTGTTCGCCCAAAGCAGCACCGTCCCCGGCTGGCAGAGGTGCGCCATGGTGGCGAGCAGCTTGTCCAGGAAGTAGTGGTGATAAACCACGTCCGAGGCTAGGACGTAGTCGTAATGAAACGATGACCTGGGGAAGCGTTGCTCCAGACTTTCCCCCCAAACCAGTTCTCTCACTTCGGGCAGATGCGCTGTACGTTTTAATGTGTTCTTCAAGAGATTGTACTGAAGGTTTCCTAGGACGTCGGGCAGATCCGTCGCCGTGACTTGCGCTCctaagagacaaagagaaaaattgtaGGAATCACCTAGAAACGTTCAGGCAGCCACAGCAGACACGTACACTCAGGGAGAACACAAGAAATGTAACCGGGCTTCTCAGCTTTGTCCCCACTGACATGCGGGCTGGACGTAGTTGACCCAGTCCCGCCGGTAACTCTTGCCTGTGGGGGGTCTGAGCTGAGCACCGTGCGACCTTTGGCAGCACCCGGGTCTCTAAGCCCGACTCGTGGCGATCAGAAACGTCTCTAGACGTTTGTGGGGCAAAATCCCCACTGAAATAGAACAACGTTAAGCATGTTTTAAGAAACAGTGGTGCGGTGTTGGAAGATTTCAGGATAATGAGCTGCTTAATAGAAGAATTCATAGTGCTTTT
It encodes the following:
- the METTL21C gene encoding protein-lysine methyltransferase METTL21C, with amino-acid sequence MDACLSSEQRSQHLQEGPCTPDGCSAPEGAPREEDTGGPPGGSNKIEPSLHSLQQFVPTDYESYTQEHYLFAGTKIVIQESIESYGAVVWPGATALCQYLEEHSEELNLQDAKILEIGAGPGLVSIVASILGAQVTATDLPDVLGNLQYNLLKNTLKRTAHLPEVRELVWGESLEQRFPRSSFHYDYVLASDVVYHHYFLDKLLATMAHLCQPGTVLLWANKFRFSTDYEFLDKFKQVFDTTLLAEFPEASVKIFQGILKWD